In Ischnura elegans chromosome 3, ioIscEleg1.1, whole genome shotgun sequence, the sequence ACTTGACTTGCATTTTGAAAATGCGTTAGTTGATTCAATGTTTTTCTCCAATTAGACCCATAGTGAATAGATTATCCTTTCCTTTTGATTCCAGACTTAGGGTTCTCCCTTCATTAAGAAGGATTATCAAAGCTGAACTATACTTGGCCAATGAGTAATCCAAACAGACCTAATTTATAATAAcacatatttgtaaataaatcaaCTCCAGATAATCGTCCCACCTGAACCTGTGAACTTGTAGTATATTCCTTGGCACAGAAGCCACAAGTAAATTTAGGTGCTGGTCCTGTTTGGTGTGCGTTGGACATGTGCTTGTTTAGAGTTGACTTCCAAGCAAAGGATTGACCACACACTTTACACTGATAGCGCTGCAAGTCAACAAAATGGATTCCTGGAGTAAAAGAAAGCAAGAATGAAAATTAGCTGAATCATAAGTCTTGATAATCAAAAACAAAGGCATTACAAACTGAggccgataattttttttcatattaaataatagtttGAATATCTAACctcaatcattaaaaattaaatcaaatacatAACAAGGAAAGGCTTTCAGTTATCTCATCACATTCGACAGAGAATTTTGATGATCATTACTTTCTACTAGAGATGCAATGATGAGGTAGTTATATCTGAAGATTATCGTATGTCTCCTCAcatgtatttaatatttcaaatacttcagTACAAAACTCTTACTTGTGGTTTGATGAAACTGATATCaagattaatgaaaataataaaatttatacaataaaaaagtatttaacacCTACTCAAATCATTTATCCCTAAGTTTCACCTTAAAAACAAAGTGACACCCTTTTACTTGATTTAGTAGCACatttatgaaaatacatttaGGCATCAAAGactgctcaaaaatattttttcatgaaggcATGCACGAAGTAGTAACAGAAATCTTACCTAAATGCTGCTTATAGTTGCTatttttggtgaatatttttccACACTCATCACATTTGTATGTTTTAGtagaattttttaacttttcatttgattttacAGCTGGTGAGGCATTTGGTACAACAATCTGATATTCttctttctacaaaaaaaaacaggGGAGAATTTAGTTGCATTATTAATATAAACACAACACCGAAGGCAAAGGTGTGAACCACTACACTCATTACAGCTTTTCAAATCGTACTTTCTTTGAAACTAAACATTTTTACATGAAATCTTAAACAAAGTTAGAAAAGGTGTCAACAAGCATCAGTGACATACATACTGTTTGACACATCTAACctgaggaaggaaatttttttcctcaaagtaACCCCAGAAATGAATAGATGaccaaatttaaagaaaaaatatagaatgaagTTTTTATGATATATCCATACTTTTTGAATAAttcacaattgaaaaaattagtatttttacaaaaaacagGTTATCACACAGCTTACCACATGTAACTCAAAAACTATGCATAACATcaaaaaatgtatgtatgtatgtacaaaacaaaaatgtagtttatAAAACAGCAAAAAGAACCAATTTCTAAGGAACGACCTAAGTaggatattaaatgaaatatggtTGGTGGAAAGGAAGTATTTTGGTGAATactcaaataaattattcacaATCAAATAATGGAAGAAGGATTTATTTATCTCATGGGTATATGAAATGACCACGATGCTTGAGCAGACCTTTTGCATGAGCaccataataattaaaataaatcatatgttGCTCACAACAACCTTTATTATAGTGCTTACATATGATGATAAAGTAAGGCcaatttaaaacataaatttttgaaTATGTACCTACGATGTACGAGTAAAACGTATTTCTCATAATTCTTAATAAATTACTTAGTTTACATGATAACCCTACAACTGCgcaatataagaaaaataattattcataacaATTATGGAGCtatgttaacaaaaatttatcattttttaaatttatataagagATTTAGCAACTTAAAGTTTACATATTATTTAAAGGAAGTCTGCCTAAACCCTTCGACCCTTTTGTATAAAATACAGAGAACTGAAAGGATTTCACGCAAACATGATCTTCTAACTTGAATTATCTTTAAAATCCTATTTTTACGCTATGATAGCTTTagatttttatcacaaaaaaccAATAACATTTTATCGGAGTGAGAACATTTTTCTCTTATTGTCTTCTTCATTTTTACTCTGTTCGAATTTTATCAGTGCCCATTAAAAATGCCTATTCAAGCACTATGAAAATTTTTGAGGTCACTGTACCCATGAAACCAATCCTTATTTGTTATTTAACGTCAAATACATTGATATGagtattcacaaaaaaaacttccATTCCCCCAACCATATCTTCCTTCACATCCCACtatgtatttttacattttactttataaataatgctttttttgtttttatgcatatttttttaatatttgagttaAGGCATGTGAAAACATGTTTCTACCATGAACACACcaagttttaaattgtaaataagcCGAAAagtattacttaaataaaaaacactttatCCTTTATTCTTTGCTTAACATTTGGTGCTCCACCAATTTCCGGTGTAACTTAGAAAAACAATTTCCACCCCCGAGTACGGATGGAAACCACTACTCGGGTGGAAGTATGAATTGGTGCTATTCACTTATGTTTGTTGACACTCTGATTAAGAGCAAAATTTCATACTAATTGGTTTAGCTTCAAAGAATTCTGAGGTTTCAACTGATTTTCAGCTCCAATGACTTAACTAATACAGAACCAGAAAACCATTAGTAGGTGATTGTGCTATGCTTACCCTTTCGGAGTCTGAAAACTGCAGAGGATCTTTAATGTCAACAGCATTTCCATCGGTACCTGATGTAATAAGTTGATTCACATTGTCCAAGGTATTAGTAATTCGATCAGATGCCCCAGAGTCATCACCAAGAGGATCGTCCACTGGTATACTGAACTCTTCCATGTTCTCTGATAATTCAGAAGCAACGTAACTGTTGTACTTTTTATAGTATGTCTCTCCGGTGACagattcctttttaattttagcatCACTAGGCAGAACAGGAGATACATATATCACAATTTCTGAGTCTGTGTGGGCACTAAATTTGACCCACTTCTCTGCATTTGCTTCCATGGAGGCACTTCCTGGTTCGACCACCCAGCTGGCTTCCACATCTCCTGGATGGACCACGTTAAACGTATCACACACTTGAGAGTCATCCACACCGCCCTCTGTCTTAGTACATTCACTCACACTTTCTCCCTGATCTGCCTGTTCCACCTCATCAGCAGCAGGACTGCATGGGCCGGGAGAGCCACACTCACTCATCTCAAGGATTCCTAATTGCTCGTCGTCAACGTTCGGCTCACTTTTCATCAGGCTCTGGCCCAACTCATCGCTCTTGACTTGTTCCACTTTGTTGATAGCGTCCACATTTTTTGACTCAACCACTGCTCTATCATCCTCTGCATCCTCACTTGTTATCCTACGAATTAACTCACTGTAGCTATTCACAACATCCTTTGAAGATGCCTCCTCCTTCTTAAAGCCTTTTACCTCCTCCGTTTcaaaacatgaatgaaatttaaattcatcagcACTGGTGTAATCCTGGAATGAAAAAGTAGTAaatgaagttatttaaaaaagtgaaacttATAAGAAGCTCAGAGTAAGCTTAAATATCAGTAGGGAAAAGTTGGCGAATCATTCTCGTTCCCTAATTTTCAAAACCTATGAACgattttcattaggaaacattgAAAACTGCCTATAATAACAAATCTTTTATATCTCATGACTGGATATTTCTTTCACTTTATtctagtaaataataaaaaccatTCTCAATGTGGGTTCTGCAAAAAGTATTCCCCTAACTAATCCTTTTTGTCTCTGAATCTAACTCTGGTTCAAGAACCAGTACAACCGATAACCACTAAACTGACCCATTATTAAATAAGAgatataatttacaaaatatttataattatctcTCCTCATACCTACTTCAGCTATAAGCTCCAAAGCAAAATAACAAGTGAACACAAAACACCATCACAGAATgaaaatgtgtactccaggaagaTACTGTGCAACATATTATTGACTACTCTCTGTTCATTTCATCTTTgcaggtgagctggtgtggccaaagcaagtgcagatgagaggagggaaagtttcttcAAACGTGACTTCCTCTGTGCCAATGAGCAAACAGTAGGCATgccctcagtcagtcgctctcagacctccatcGAGTTAACATCATGAATCTGCTCATGGAGCTGTGTTGCTAAACCTCActcgttctccttgtatgtctttaagtatgcctttcaccaaccaAGCCTCAGCATGGTAGCTGACTATGTTATGAGCTTCTGAgaaaggattatcaataccttccaaatgagtaggtatattgtctcggcactgaggccaaaatacctgtggccacccgcaggggtgcagctaagaactAAGTCTAGAGGGGATGTAGGCGCATAGGGATATGGGAGTTCTGGAAAACCCACCAGGGTCagcgggaggtgcgggagccctcccccagaaaaatattaagataaattattcaaaataatgagttttgcagctttctgcgggatattttactaatccttacagtattctacaagtaatattaatccaattaagtaaaatggattaaatttaaaaatttccctgagctctggggggtggggggtttatcccccaaacctcccctctCGCACCATAGACCACCCATCACTCACATGTTTTCAGTGGGCAACGTTAAAtttgctcctcctctctctctctctctctctctctcagtgcTACTCCTTCCCCATCAGCGAATCCTTCCAAGAGAGTCTGGGCTCtgacgaaagctcacccgcaagcATAAAGTGAACAGAATATAAATGCCCACACttgaaatttattcatcataGCACCAGCCATTGCAGACGGATAAAACGCACACTGATTTAGGATATGAAAGTCCTACCATCATTATTCCATTAAATGATACATGATTACTCCACTCCCCACAAAAAAATGGACTATGTGATTTCATATGTGGACCTACATCTCTTCCTCTTGATGAATtgcaaaaggcaaaaaaaaaaaaaattattcccaaaacaGCACATGAAAACACTACATGCCCTATATTGAAGATAAACTTCTTTTTATACTCCTTTAAATATTCTTACATCCTTAATCTTCTCTGCTCTTTCAATTAATGTAcaaaaaacttttctgaaaatACTCAGCAGATTACTAGCTGAGCAATTTATGCACTCTAACATCATGCCTTTTCACTCATAAAATAACGGACACACTACATTTTTCCAATCTGTTGAAACACGACATGTCCTCCTGCAAAGATCATGCCATTGATGTACACATACACAATAGGAAAAATATCTATTCATAAGAATATAGTTTTGCAgttgatattttatacaaattatcaACGTGAAATGCTACAAATTGTAGCATGCAATGATTAAGTACAACTGAAAATTAACTAAAAGTATACATTAATGGTATTAACATCaatagtacagtggaacctcgttaaagcgagtacgggctatagcgacacccccgctattacgagagatagccgatgcaccgtcaattgaccctataataagcgtgttaaaaaaatcgtttttacgagaccctttcggtgttggctctcgccatagcgagggtttcaccgccggaagactttcatcaagactccttaacctctgtaattgctagcgatctgttagaaatgaagttaatggagtgctcagtctcaaatttacgtggtaaactgtcgttcgataaatataatgattgacgaaacaatgctttgcatgatttttattcagtgcggcgcttataaattgtttgaatagttagtcgttatttgagtaaagaaatttagtgatgcaaaaaaacatcgcctttcgtctggatttatgcttacgtttatcagatagatatttatctgtcaccgcaccactcctgttcctgtatatctgttcgcaacaggtatattggctattatttgctccacctccggtaaagcgacaattcgctatagcgagtgtttattagtgcaccgtggggtgtcgttatatcgaggttgcactgtatacaACAATATAGATTCGTTAGCTTTACATTGGCAGATACAGAGAGGAGCCAGGGTAACCAATTTACattatgtgcgaaaaatccactgagaaaaaatcattcgccttgaccgggattcgaacccggatccctcgatttccggccgagtgctttagccagttaagctaccgaggcgtcattcttccctgtggaaatttgtggactataccggacatggtggtatggactgccgagcatattatacgacgagcagtccaaatcgtgcgcatggcgccacagccggaggaTAAATGTGGATGTCCggaggataaataaattaatttctctgtggatttttcgcacaattgtgcattgcgggtgactcccgtaaagttatcaccgtggctagtcccggtatacttaaattcgtcaagagagaacaccccttgtgttcaaagttcgggctttatcctccggctgtggcgccatgcgcacgatttggactgctcgtcgcataatatgctcggcagtccataccaccatgtccggtatagtccacaaatttccacagggaagaatgacgcctcggtagcttaactggctaaagcactcggccggaaatcgagggatccgggttcgaatcccggtcaaggcaaatgattttttctctgtggatttttcgcacaattgtgcattgcgggtgactcccctaaagttatcaccttggctagtcccggtatacttaaattcaatttacattagataaaatgataattttgttcgaaCCTCCACTACTACTGCGAGGTTACCCCAAGGCCTCCCATATATTTCGAGCCCCTCTCCTGGCTACACTactgtatatatatgtatgtactatcatttgcaaaagtcttgcaacaaatcgagcggcgccactttcgctccacaaagattgtgcccggaaaatgtatggttttcgggtgtatgcaacaatccaatactagtcttcatggttcaatgcatggagaacgggtcattgggtgggtgaggtattttgtcatccttttcagtctcgggatttgaccgcttccatttaagtgaaattaatgttcatgatattcccccgaacacattgtagcatttaatgcagtaggaaacatcgaaggtaattcctcggagagattttaaaaagttggttgcttggctctttttgagtgatctcagctcttttcagatagctggaaatcacgagtcgttcactgtgaacatggcagacttttgtttacatctatcgactcgggttgatgttttaatacaatatctacgacatatgatgcgaggcagctttgaaattcccagtgtttcatcgtataaatatctgagcaaacacgtaaaatatgaattagttaagctgatcggcattaatcgttgcgtaagtaataacagagttctccgacgtccgtcaatcggtaaagatgtattcctttccacttattcaaagtatgacgaggaaaacttaattccagctaaaagtcccattttaaatgattgtcggatttcaacaggtttGTTAATACAGGTTATTGTTTggtaatatgttctactgctgaattagtgtgaatgcgaataataactccaAGCTGCTATggcgttgatgattaagttatcttatttagatgcaatcatttacatatacactgatgaattcgggataatgtagattacttacttagcattattaattgaatcatCTACTTGCATTatgtaggttacattgtattaggaaatgtgtttattggcaatacgttttatgtttaaggcatcagtggaactgcagctcatttcataaaacctttcaagtcgagtaagaaggacgtaagcaaatcctaacagaatttctgtttgtaatgaatgtattcgcttgcttcattagaaatacaaataccgagtttgaaacataataacatataataataactttaaaagacgataccataccgaagtcgcaggcgacaacatcattatattcctattgtatatactaaccagccgaaacatagagtatgcgaaagcctccgtgctcaagttataatcatataaacgaataaaagactaatataccgagaaagtgattattttggtcaaattcgttcaagtgagaagccgtagcagaagcacatgaaggagctcataGTTACAATAAgatcaaataatcaaaataatcacGTGATGACCTTGAGCTAgaaatagctcagtggataaacGCTCGGGCAGGTAATAGGAGGGGCCTGTGTTCAAACCCTTCCCGTGGccgaaaatttttatcctccgcatagccgtattttattttaaagttttttatatttttaaaatttatgttaagagggtaccagctgttgaatttgagcattttttgcaacactttctaatttaaatgaccgtgcgacgggaatcatgcgtagttagcgcggtaggacgaatcaattgcgttttcttgaaggaactccaatcagaatcactggtgaatgtaattcctagtgctatatggtttcctttacaggttcGTAACTGCTCAACTTTATTAACCTTTgcaatgagaactatcgtaataatctaaggttccatatacgtaatttcttaaatagatcaattttatctgattaaaaagaaaattatgattgatattttgcagcgattatgctgtccgtctatgtagtatgctgcctatttgtcatcaacttgtcgccatttcctaccaagttaatttctccagtaaagtttttcagaacaattttaccctttttcgtttcgtaaatgagcagtgacggaaaaatttcttagagatagaaaaagacataaattaagtgaaaaattttacttttaaactttaggcttcagtattctacaatcagtgtttttttaatacagtaattttgttggaaagggacagaatgtgagacttatagctgatctactaagtacaatccttggaataacctatgtaatggtaatccttaatcgtgcacgcaccacggcgcatatttttaaatataggaaaggcttatgttgaggtatttatcaactatttttctagtgcgtactttcttcaagcaaattgtggcatcaacatcccagatagcacaaagtaagtgagttaaccgtttcttatggttttcttacggaaaaaattgataagcagcttatcgtaagctaagggacttacataaggcaagggtaagacgttagggacgtttaggtaaggaatgccgtcaaatatcctcaggcaatgtaagtcacttctgttggagcgccaaaggcggctgaacagcgtactacacatgctacgcggctcatcttgacatgaatttaaaggctattggggaaatttagcgagtttttgtaagggctgaacaactgataacagattttcccgtaaatagaaaaaaattaataactgcaagcaaccggctagtgaagatataaagcatagtacaagtactctatccatgtggcggaaagaaaaaaaaataacgtcagGTTGGATCCGAACGTGCAACCCTCGGAACCGATATACTACACGCTAACCGCTACACCGCGGTAGGTGTTGAGAAGAGAaggcgtagttactaattaaatatccaattatgtaaaaaaaacttgtttggcatgtgcatgaaaaactgaattaatcaaggtccatacattttaacatttatgaattttaaattatggtttgataacccgatgactacaatacgtatattagatgttccttccggcatttttatatcattctacgttggtattcttgtgaaattgtgtttttcttacgtccttcgttaagctatcagttcataaatgtgaatgattttcaaattatggcggtatgatgttatttctcctcataatatagaagcgccaataataaaaacattgttttaatgcataaaggccttaattaacactctgtaacgatgggataataacagcatctacggaagtgctgaaagtttggcatccattttgccattactctggatgtttgtcgccctggccgtaagaaacccataacaagcttacttgagaagcgacttccttatttcttccattcaccttatctcaatgacttataatgtgctagctgggatgtatatgatagtgctacaaattggccctatttacactattttggaagtacgtgagaatcacttacggcctgcaagttttactcaaGGTAACCTACGTCatcgtccctggctggtaaagttgcgataaagatgtagggcaagacgaggtgcaggacctattagctgaccaaaacctcggcccgggagcacccgattcagcgttaagagctgagggagcggcttaattatgcgcaaagtattttacctccctgatagatgcgcaaagtatttccctccctaaaaaagggcgaattttggttaaaattgactttcaatttaatctctgtccgttgttgttattggaaaccttaccaatggaggcattcatggatagggaaaagtcgtactattaagtcactctttaagttggttgtccttaataatatCTATAATAAaggccgaaatattaaaatcgaaacagtaactaatttattataacaaaaagaagattaatgcgacatgatcactaaatatgttagtgctatcgtaaaaatttaagcctctcctagatatgtaaagagtaaaaatagagacacattctgctTGCAACcatgaggcctagcgattttttttggcaatcaaaattccatttttttttccgaagaaacatttccatcggtgtaaatatatttatccaattaacaaattgataattaatgaagaagaaagcttatggagctatctttatcagcttcaacctacgtaaagaattACGTTATAATACGTtgaatatggtggagacgacagagtcgtgtttttttccggaaaattgccggttaattttttttcatttattaattcttctatatcgaacaaatatttcaacaacttaatataaagtttCGACGAACGAATATAaagaacgacgttgaatccctaaaaaaaagggttacgagcgagttgatttctgttcctaatggcgaaatcgcccgagccggccttatggggtttactaTTGGAAGCCAGGTGTCAAAGGTACCCAcccttttaacgggtaaatattttaaattatctactccagtcaactacgggtacaaaaataatctcaaacgccgcgacgacttaacaacatctacgctcgtttactcaactgaacatcgtaatgatttcctacgtctcactcccgtgtcacgatgacccgttcgtgagtcgttcccgagctaccatgaagattcatacgtagatagtgatcattcaaacttaatggtggccagaaatcgacaatggagcgaaagtggcgccgctcgatttgttgcaagacttttgcaaatgatagtacataggCTGAggataagaattttaatgatCGACTTAATctatattcaaaaatttaaaaaaatgctccaaCCAGTTAGAGAATGCTGAATTTCATGTGCctcaaaatttaatgataatctaattattaaaaaaatatttactatcatAAATTAGAAAATGATAAGCAAAAACTTACACTTCCACAACAATTGCAATGAAAATTTGTCTCCTTCTGATGCTTTGCTTCATGATTCTTGAGCATCGCAGAAAAAGGGAAATCTTCTCCACACACATTACAATAAAATCGACGATTTTGAACAACAGCTTTTGGATCCTGAAACATGACCAGAGTATGACGAGGAATGTAACTAAGAAGGGTTTGTGAAGGACAGCTTGCATTCAAAGTTTCTTGGGATAAAAGAATAGAACTCAAGCAAAAAAACTACTCACCTCCTCTTGGTTTGCTGACTCAGCGGCAGAATGCATAGAGCGTATATGTTTCTTCAGGAGCATATTTGATTTAAATTGCTTACGGCAGTGATTGCAGTTATAGTCCCTGGATGAATTGTGCGAATCTTTATGATGCTGTAATGCATTCACTTGACTAAATCGCCTGCCACAAATATTGCAAGGGTAAGGTTTAATGCCtgaaaatcaatgataaaatgcTCAGCAATGTTAAATATTCAGGATGATAAATTACATCACACCCAAACTTTCAAATAACAAACAATACAACTTCGAGAAACCCACCTGTATGTACTCTGATATGGCGAATCAAATTTGATACATGATTGAATTGCTTTCCACAAGTTTCACAAATGGATTTATTGATTCCTAAATGAATATTTACATGAGTTCTCAAATCTGAACGCTTGAAAAAACCCTGCAAAAGAAGAATATCTATTATCTCTGTCTAGGCACAGTGCAATGATATGATGAAGCAATGTCAGCTACGAAGGTGACTTGAAAAGTTCTCAGTATGGCAGAGAAAAAGAACTATCGTCACCAAATGAAAATACTAATACATTTATGTCAAGCATGAAATCTTAGATGACATGCAACCAAGGTCAATACTCAgagcaaatattaatttattaatgatgcTGCAGAGTAGCAAAGCTGAGGACCAAATTGAAATCCCTTTACTTCTCTGTAATTACATGTCATGAAACTGGGAAAAGTATACAAgccttaaaaaatacttttattccaCATGAAATACCTCTTCATCTTCATCATGGTAAaatttaagggaaataaaatttttaatcaaaataaacagCATGCAAAAAACTAACTGCAATAATACAGCTATTCTGTACCTTGTAGGTACAATACTCTGTCACAGctatttccctttttaaataacAACTAGATGTATTTTGATTCTGTGTATTGCACTTCATTATACAAATGACACTTAATTCTCATCGTAACAATTTTCTATGTTCTCaggaaatggatgaaaaaatgacaaaaactgaAATTTGAGTTGATTTCAAAACTCTTTACTGCAAGGGAGATGGGTCAATGACATGAAAATCTGCATTTTTTTTAGGACAGCATCTTACCTTTGAGCAAATCATACACCTAGATGTATTTTGATTCTGTGTATTGCACTTCATTATACAAATGACACTTAATTCTCATCGTAACAATTTTCTATGTTCTCaggaaatggatgaaaaaatgacaaaaactgaAATTTGAGTTGATTTCAAAACTCTTTACTGCAAGGGAGATGGGTCAATGACATGAAAATCTGCATTTTTTTTAGGACAGCATCTTACCTTTGAGCAAATCATACACCTGTGCGGTTTTTCCCCAGCATGGATTCGCCTCTCGTGATACTGCAGTTGCGACAGTCGATCGAAACGATTCCCACATATTGAGCATGGATAGGGCCTCATATTGAGGTGAGAGCGAGCCTCATGCCGATGAAGCTGGGAATGGGACTTAAACACCTTGTCACACCGTGGACACTTCCAGTCTCTCTCTCCGGTGTGAGAGTGCAGGTGTCCATAATATTGCGCAGCGCGGGAATATGAGTTACCACAAAGATCACACATGTACAGCAGCCCATCCTCCTTCATATCTTCATCTTCATTTTCTCCCTTCTCCTCCTTGATTAGCAGATTGGAAAGAGATAAAACAAATGAGGCCAAAATACATATGGACCACGGGCATTCTAAAATATATAGGCCGAgtctaaataaatgaatgcatattgaaaattttgtcaattcCACACAGCTTAATTTGGTAAAACTTCCACTGGTTTCAACACTCATGGGTTGTTCTCAAaaggaaacataattttttct encodes:
- the LOC124155695 gene encoding zinc finger protein 721-like, with protein sequence MNLEGSDSLNLEVLDPNTMTVLESIMPSEGQPHQQMVIYVQANSQGEEQVVPMSEEMPLTTFPGVDPLEGYGAPGEQIVALVDELGQPIGEGQAVPVTLSDVAKINFVDSGGEMFRAEDGQVLYLTYTVDGGAAENNETTEDQPTGEVDMINGLNIPSSQIQQQIVLHMGSGEGNYVLATGSGDDNNELSIVVDDSGPIQQASEVKKSTPVKAKKESVGNSNNLRKTARIVGPEVFIEDKLQVLEAMVPRIERTKRKKPFMKSMNEEVKKEPEESYEKSAEDTENTCIIEDKSEEKEEKGENEDEDMKEDGLLYMCDLCGNSYSRAAQYYGHLHSHTGERDWKCPRCDKVFKSHSQLHRHEARSHLNMRPYPCSICGNRFDRLSQLQYHERRIHAGEKPHRCMICSKGFFKRSDLRTHVNIHLGINKSICETCGKQFNHVSNLIRHIRVHTGIKPYPCNICGRRFSQVNALQHHKDSHNSSRDYNCNHCRKQFKSNMLLKKHIRSMHSAAESANQEEDPKAVVQNRRFYCNVCGEDFPFSAMLKNHEAKHQKETNFHCNCCGSDYTSADEFKFHSCFETEEVKGFKKEEASSKDVVNSYSELIRRITSEDAEDDRAVVESKNVDAINKVEQVKSDELGQSLMKSEPNVDDEQLGILEMSECGSPGPCSPAADEVEQADQGESVSECTKTEGGVDDSQVCDTFNVVHPGDVEASWVVEPGSASMEANAEKWVKFSAHTDSEIVIYVSPVLPSDAKIKKESVTGETYYKKYNSYVASELSENMEEFSIPVDDPLGDDSGASDRITNTLDNVNQLITSGTDGNAVDIKDPLQFSDSERKEEYQIVVPNASPAVKSNEKLKNSTKTYKCDECGKIFTKNSNYKQHLGIHFVDLQRYQCKVCGQSFAWKSTLNKHMSNAHQTGPAPKFTCGFCAKEYTTSSQVQEHIKRDHYKERPHTCPECHKNFYKKYDLKVHLRTHTKEKPYICGACGKAFYHLSHIIRHERIHTGERPYKCDDCGREFNQSSTLKTHKTRHSMCPAPKKKLDSSGKSMAAGEGLNPMQDTGKKRTPKKTTAGRKAEPGVNKIVLCPKTPNIDFSSIPTSYGGIG